In Lysobacter lycopersici, a genomic segment contains:
- a CDS encoding transglutaminase TgpA family protein codes for MPSTDAKRGAPLDAATRGWCYAAAAACLLPLLLQLPHATALAIAPCALAVAALSWRRPLPWWLRALLALAVFGTVFAAHGFAFARDTGCALLAAMLALKPSETVRVRDARSLLGFALFAPFATFLLDQGPLSLALGLAGACLALVALLRLSGFEAGIERGSGDWRLFRAALGLVGVGLPLALAAFWLFPRLAAPLWGTPGMSQARPGLSDSMTPSEWVDLLSDDTPALRVQFFGATPADIQRYWRGYTFWNFDGRTWTRALWIDAMPPAPVVPSATRWEYQLELEPTDRQQVVALDLPLSAPEGTTLDGNYGLAADRPLDEPRRWRMRSAAPAAFDARMPESLRRAALQLPAGFNPRTLALARQWRAEAGDDDAAIVRRALAMFHDSFAYTLAVPLAGRNAVDEFLFDTREGYCQHFSSAFVVLMRAAGIPARVVTGYAGGTYNRIGDYWLVRRSDAHAWAEVWLPGRGWVREDPTAAVSPERVYDTLADRANAGDGPLGGIDALAPVFDVGDWMRRGWNDFVLGFDANRQRNLLRSLHVDADTDRALLLAFAAAAVLALAWMAWRVAREQRERDPVLRAWRRLEKRYARRGFGRPPQEPAVAWAQRLNGSSPEPSPLLVLTTRFAEWRYASHQRDPRRARELIRDLCAHRPLAGEP; via the coding sequence ATGCCGTCGACTGACGCCAAACGCGGGGCGCCGCTCGATGCCGCGACGCGCGGCTGGTGCTACGCCGCGGCCGCGGCCTGCCTGCTGCCCTTGCTGCTTCAACTGCCGCATGCCACCGCGCTCGCCATCGCGCCGTGCGCGCTCGCGGTCGCCGCGCTGTCGTGGCGACGGCCGCTGCCGTGGTGGCTGCGCGCGCTGCTCGCGCTCGCGGTGTTCGGTACCGTGTTCGCCGCGCATGGATTCGCGTTCGCGCGCGATACCGGCTGCGCCCTGCTCGCGGCGATGCTGGCGCTGAAACCTTCCGAAACCGTGCGCGTGCGCGACGCGCGCAGCCTGCTCGGCTTCGCCCTGTTCGCGCCGTTCGCCACCTTCCTGCTCGACCAGGGACCGCTGTCGCTCGCGCTGGGCCTGGCCGGCGCCTGCCTCGCGCTGGTCGCGTTGCTGCGGCTGTCCGGTTTCGAAGCCGGGATCGAACGCGGTTCCGGCGATTGGCGGCTTTTCCGCGCGGCGCTGGGGCTGGTCGGCGTCGGCCTGCCGCTGGCGCTGGCCGCGTTCTGGCTGTTCCCGCGGCTCGCCGCGCCGCTGTGGGGAACGCCCGGCATGAGCCAGGCGCGCCCCGGCCTGTCCGACAGCATGACGCCCAGCGAATGGGTGGACCTGCTCAGCGACGACACGCCCGCGCTGCGCGTGCAGTTCTTCGGCGCGACGCCGGCCGACATCCAGCGCTACTGGCGCGGCTACACGTTCTGGAACTTCGACGGGCGCACCTGGACGCGCGCGCTCTGGATCGATGCGATGCCGCCCGCCCCGGTCGTGCCGTCGGCGACGCGCTGGGAATACCAACTCGAACTCGAACCCACCGATCGCCAGCAGGTCGTCGCGCTCGACTTGCCGCTGTCCGCGCCCGAAGGCACCACGCTCGACGGCAATTACGGCCTCGCCGCCGATCGACCGCTGGACGAACCGCGCCGCTGGCGCATGCGATCGGCGGCGCCGGCGGCGTTCGATGCGCGCATGCCGGAATCGCTGCGGCGCGCGGCGCTGCAACTCCCCGCCGGCTTCAATCCGCGCACGCTGGCGCTGGCCAGGCAATGGCGCGCCGAAGCCGGCGACGACGACGCGGCGATCGTCCGCCGCGCGCTGGCGATGTTCCACGATTCCTTCGCCTACACCCTGGCGGTGCCGCTGGCCGGGCGCAACGCGGTGGACGAATTCCTGTTCGACACGCGCGAAGGCTATTGCCAGCACTTCAGTTCCGCGTTCGTGGTGCTGATGCGCGCGGCCGGCATTCCCGCGCGCGTGGTCACCGGCTACGCCGGCGGCACCTACAACCGCATCGGCGATTACTGGCTGGTGCGGCGTTCCGACGCGCACGCCTGGGCCGAGGTCTGGTTGCCGGGCCGCGGCTGGGTACGCGAGGACCCGACCGCCGCGGTGTCCCCCGAACGCGTCTACGACACGCTCGCCGACCGCGCGAACGCGGGCGACGGCCCGCTCGGCGGCATCGATGCGCTGGCGCCGGTGTTCGACGTCGGCGACTGGATGCGCCGCGGCTGGAACGATTTCGTGCTCGGCTTCGACGCCAACCGCCAGCGCAACCTGCTGCGTTCCCTGCACGTGGACGCCGACACCGACCGTGCATTGCTGCTCGCCTTCGCCGCCGCGGCGGTGTTGGCGCTGGCGTGGATGGCGTGGCGGGTGGCGCGGGAGCAGCGCGAGCGCGACCCGGTCCTGCGCGCCTGGCGCAGGCTGGAAAAGCGCTACGCCCGTCGCGGTTTCGGCCGCCCGCCGCAAGAGCCGGCCGTGGCCTGGGCGCAGCGGCTGAACGGATCGTCACCGGAGCCCTCGCCATTGCTCGTACTCACCACGCGTTTCGCGGAATGGCGCTACGCTTCGCACCAACGCGATCCGCGCCGCGCCCGCGAACTGATCCGCGACCTGTGCGCGCATCGCCCCTTAGCTGGAGAACCGTGA
- a CDS encoding DUF58 domain-containing protein, translating into MPDGLRARLRRRLDSWTRPRTPETLPVAIDRRRVYVVPTGFGLFFAALLAAMGVGALNDNNNPALLLALLLSGAALASLLVAHLQLSGLRVVAAGAEPVPAGEPLSLRVHLRAADGRERRGLRVECGEATASASLADGAGEAVLELPTTQRGWLQPQRLRISTRQPLGLAFAWCLAWPQAQLLVYPRPERDAPPLPSGGGEGSRARPHVAGDEPHHLRAYRQGDPRRNIAWKPSARHGSLLVREHERREGAEIVLDWRELASLPVEARISRLARWVDEAERRNRRYRLRLPGESLGPAQGPAHRHACLRALALLPHAVD; encoded by the coding sequence ATGCCCGACGGCCTGCGCGCACGCCTGCGCCGGCGCCTGGATTCATGGACGCGCCCACGCACGCCGGAAACCTTGCCGGTCGCGATCGACCGTCGCCGCGTCTACGTGGTTCCGACCGGGTTCGGCCTGTTTTTCGCGGCACTGCTCGCGGCGATGGGCGTGGGCGCGCTCAACGACAACAACAATCCCGCGCTGTTGCTGGCGCTGCTGCTCTCCGGCGCGGCGTTGGCCAGCCTGCTGGTCGCGCACCTGCAATTGAGCGGATTGCGCGTGGTCGCGGCCGGGGCGGAACCGGTACCGGCGGGCGAACCCTTGTCGCTGCGCGTGCACCTGCGCGCCGCGGACGGCCGCGAGCGCCGCGGCCTGCGCGTGGAATGCGGCGAAGCCACGGCCTCCGCATCGCTCGCCGACGGCGCCGGCGAAGCGGTGCTGGAATTGCCGACGACGCAGCGCGGCTGGCTGCAACCGCAACGGTTGCGCATCTCCACCCGGCAACCGCTGGGGCTGGCCTTCGCCTGGTGCCTCGCCTGGCCGCAGGCGCAATTGCTGGTGTATCCGCGCCCGGAACGCGATGCGCCGCCGCTGCCAAGCGGCGGCGGCGAAGGCTCGCGCGCGCGGCCGCACGTCGCCGGCGACGAACCGCACCACCTGCGCGCGTATCGCCAGGGCGATCCGCGCCGCAACATCGCGTGGAAACCGTCCGCGCGCCACGGTTCGTTACTGGTGCGCGAACACGAACGCCGCGAAGGCGCGGAGATCGTGCTCGACTGGCGCGAACTCGCGTCGCTTCCGGTCGAAGCGCGGATCTCGCGCCTCGCGCGCTGGGTGGACGAAGCCGAACGCCGCAACCGGCGCTACCGGCTGCGCCTGCCGGGCGAATCGCTGGGCCCGGCGCAGGGCCCCGCGCACCGCCACGCCTGCCTGCGCGCGCTCGCGCTGCTGCCGCATGCCGTCGACTGA
- a CDS encoding AAA family ATPase: MLPDALRRGLGEAIAQVNALVLGKPQEIRLAFAALLSGGHLLIEDQPGLGKTTLAHALAVTLGLRFERVQFTSDLMPSDILGVSVYDAGSARFEFHPGPVFAQVLLADEINRAPPRTQSALLEAMAEQQVSIDGTTHALPRPFFVIATQNPVDLAGTYPLPDSQLDRFLLRLSLGYPDEAAERELLIGADRRDLIANATPRLGPDSVLELRAAADRVHASDALLDYVQALLHRSRHHPGVRTGLSPRAGIALLRAARAHALLLGREHAVPEDVQALFIHVAAHRLAPDADGGDGRALAKSVLHAVPVD, encoded by the coding sequence ATGCTACCCGACGCGCTGCGCCGCGGGCTCGGCGAAGCCATCGCCCAGGTGAACGCGCTGGTGCTGGGCAAGCCGCAGGAGATCCGGCTGGCGTTCGCCGCGCTGCTGTCTGGCGGCCACCTGCTGATCGAGGACCAGCCCGGCCTCGGCAAGACCACGCTCGCGCATGCGCTCGCGGTGACCCTCGGCTTGCGCTTCGAACGCGTGCAGTTCACCTCCGACCTGATGCCCTCGGACATCCTCGGGGTGTCGGTCTACGACGCCGGCAGCGCGCGCTTCGAATTCCATCCCGGGCCGGTGTTCGCGCAGGTCCTGCTCGCGGACGAAATCAACCGCGCGCCGCCGCGCACGCAGAGCGCGCTGCTTGAGGCCATGGCCGAGCAGCAGGTCAGCATCGACGGCACCACGCATGCGCTGCCGCGGCCGTTCTTCGTCATCGCCACGCAGAATCCGGTCGACCTCGCCGGCACCTATCCGCTGCCCGATTCGCAGCTCGACCGCTTCCTGCTGCGCCTGTCGCTCGGTTATCCGGACGAAGCCGCGGAGCGCGAACTGCTCATCGGCGCCGATCGGCGCGACCTGATCGCGAACGCGACGCCGCGGCTTGGGCCGGATTCGGTGCTCGAACTGCGCGCGGCCGCCGACCGCGTGCATGCCAGCGATGCCCTGCTCGACTACGTGCAGGCGCTGCTGCACCGCAGCCGCCACCATCCGGGCGTGCGCACCGGGCTGTCGCCGCGCGCCGGCATCGCCCTGCTGCGCGCGGCGCGCGCGCATGCGCTGCTGCTCGGCCGCGAACACGCGGTGCCCGAGGACGTGCAGGCCTTGTTCATCCATGTCGCCGCGCACCGGCTCGCGCCCGACGCGGACGGCGGCGATGGCCGCGCACTCGCCAAGTCCGTCCTGCACGCGGTTCCGGTGGACTGA
- a CDS encoding ArnT family glycosyltransferase encodes MRNETEARRTFIAAWCAVLAVKCVLATHLPLFVDEAFYWQEGMHPAWAYSDLPGLTAWLTRIGVALFGRDALGLRIPFLLLAAAVPWLVARVTAREFGATAGWQAALLSLLLPLAGTLGLLAVPDAAMAIATLLCMDACARLLRNVSAGAAVELAVGLALGAFSHYRFIAVLAVGFLVLLLMPEGRRALRDPRMWIAIAFGAAAWTPLVAWNMDNAEAGLRFQLVDRHPWAFHVDGIQFVLVQSLLVTPLLFVALVVAAWRYARDPRPAPSFFALLGGLVVLGFFVLGFFADTERVSFHWPLQGFIALLPLLPSLLDRWPRWLRIATGALAALGLVLMLGYYAAVSVPRLRETTAATRWYPGNFAGWQKLATQSRRALRAMPKGTRIVADDFKIGAELGFALGNPRIAVLPHPLNVKHGRAPQLHLWKLREDTVDRGKGPVLLVVGASEVSLRELPARYHELCERVGPLPAPRTISIDHGRQRFLLFQLPQLKQPGPGKGECTTPAIAWIERPAVDARVGRRFEVSGWAFKDGVGLRSIWVTVDGRRVAKAEYGLPSVGPKLIWPFSNDPQHPNIGYRAQVDLEEMEKGRHWLGLWLIGRDGSVEPWSEIPIDLE; translated from the coding sequence TTGCGGAACGAAACCGAAGCGCGCAGGACCTTCATCGCCGCATGGTGCGCCGTGCTCGCGGTCAAGTGCGTGCTCGCCACGCACCTGCCGCTGTTCGTGGACGAGGCCTTCTACTGGCAGGAGGGCATGCATCCGGCGTGGGCGTATTCCGACCTGCCCGGGCTCACCGCGTGGCTGACCCGGATCGGGGTCGCGCTGTTCGGGCGCGATGCGCTGGGCCTGCGCATCCCGTTCCTGTTGCTGGCGGCGGCGGTCCCGTGGCTGGTCGCGCGGGTGACCGCGCGCGAATTCGGCGCCACCGCCGGTTGGCAGGCGGCGCTGCTCTCCCTGCTGTTGCCGCTTGCGGGCACGCTCGGCCTGCTCGCGGTGCCGGATGCGGCGATGGCGATCGCGACCCTGCTGTGCATGGACGCCTGCGCGCGCCTGCTGCGCAATGTCAGCGCCGGCGCGGCGGTGGAACTCGCCGTCGGCCTCGCGCTCGGCGCCTTCAGCCATTACCGGTTCATCGCGGTGCTCGCGGTGGGCTTCCTCGTGCTGCTGCTGATGCCCGAAGGCAGGCGTGCGCTGCGGGACCCGCGCATGTGGATCGCGATCGCGTTCGGCGCGGCGGCGTGGACGCCGTTGGTGGCCTGGAACATGGACAACGCCGAGGCGGGCCTGCGCTTCCAGCTCGTCGACCGGCATCCTTGGGCGTTCCACGTCGACGGCATCCAGTTCGTGCTGGTGCAGTCGTTGCTGGTCACGCCCTTGCTGTTCGTGGCGCTGGTGGTCGCGGCGTGGCGCTACGCGCGCGACCCGCGCCCGGCGCCGAGTTTCTTCGCGTTGCTCGGCGGGCTGGTGGTGCTCGGTTTCTTCGTGCTTGGGTTCTTCGCCGATACCGAACGCGTGAGCTTCCACTGGCCGCTGCAGGGTTTCATCGCGCTGCTGCCCTTGCTTCCCTCGTTGCTGGATCGCTGGCCACGCTGGCTGCGGATCGCGACCGGCGCGCTCGCCGCGCTCGGCCTGGTGCTGATGCTCGGCTACTACGCCGCGGTGTCGGTGCCGCGCTTGCGCGAGACCACCGCCGCCACGCGCTGGTACCCGGGCAATTTCGCCGGTTGGCAGAAGCTCGCGACCCAGTCGCGCCGCGCATTGCGCGCGATGCCGAAGGGAACGCGCATCGTCGCCGACGACTTCAAGATCGGCGCGGAGCTCGGCTTCGCGCTCGGCAACCCGCGGATCGCCGTGTTGCCGCACCCGCTCAACGTCAAGCACGGACGCGCGCCGCAGTTGCACTTGTGGAAGCTGCGCGAGGACACGGTCGACCGGGGCAAGGGCCCGGTGTTGCTGGTCGTCGGCGCAAGCGAGGTGTCGTTGCGCGAATTGCCCGCGCGCTACCACGAGTTGTGCGAACGCGTCGGGCCGCTGCCGGCGCCGCGCACGATCAGCATCGACCACGGGCGCCAGCGGTTCCTGCTGTTCCAGTTGCCGCAGTTGAAGCAACCGGGGCCGGGCAAGGGCGAATGCACGACGCCCGCGATTGCGTGGATCGAGCGGCCGGCGGTCGATGCCAGGGTCGGGCGCCGGTTCGAGGTCAGCGGCTGGGCGTTCAAGGATGGCGTCGGGTTGCGTTCGATCTGGGTGACGGTGGATGGCCGGCGCGTCGCCAAGGCCGAGTACGGCTTGCCCAGCGTCGGGCCGAAGCTGATCTGGCCGTTCTCCAACGATCCGCAGCATCCGAACATCGGTTATCGCGCGCAGGTCGATCTGGAGGAGATGGAGAAGGGCCGGCATTGGCTCGGCCTGTGGCTGATCGGCCGCGATGGCAGCGTCGAGCCCTGGAGCGAAATCCCCATCGACCTGGAATGA
- a CDS encoding Maf family protein: MNGSSRRLLLASTSPYRRELLSRLRLPFQCVPPRVDETPSSGEAPAALASRLAGEKAAEVHAREPDAFVIGSDQVADLEGRVLGKPGNFESAVAQLRAMSGREVAFHTALCVIGPGFRESAVDTTVVRMRDLGNDEIARYLQAEPAFDCAGSFKAEGLGIGLFEAIDSRDPTALVGLPLIATARLLRNGGFALP, translated from the coding sequence TTGAACGGTTCCTCCCGCCGCCTGCTGCTGGCCTCGACCTCGCCCTACCGGCGCGAACTGCTGTCGCGCCTGCGCCTGCCGTTCCAATGCGTGCCGCCACGGGTCGACGAAACGCCGTCGTCCGGCGAGGCCCCTGCCGCGCTCGCATCGCGGCTGGCGGGCGAAAAAGCCGCCGAGGTCCACGCCCGCGAGCCGGATGCCTTCGTCATCGGCAGCGACCAGGTCGCGGATCTTGAAGGTCGCGTGCTCGGCAAGCCGGGGAATTTCGAATCCGCCGTAGCGCAACTGCGGGCGATGTCCGGTCGCGAGGTCGCGTTCCACACCGCGCTATGCGTGATCGGCCCGGGTTTCCGCGAATCCGCCGTCGATACGACCGTCGTTCGAATGCGCGATCTCGGCAATGACGAAATCGCGCGCTACCTGCAGGCGGAGCCTGCTTTCGATTGCGCTGGCAGCTTCAAGGCCGAAGGCCTGGGAATCGGCCTGTTCGAAGCCATCGACAGCCGGGATCCGACCGCGCTGGTCGGATTGCCGCTGATCGCCACTGCGCGGTTGTTGCGAAACGGGGGGTTTGCGCTGCCGTGA
- a CDS encoding YceD family protein, giving the protein MSAEIPEVVDAWRWVAARRRIEGRVPLASLPRLQDGLFDPEGDVRFTIDFDRDALQLPRVALVAEAELPLQCQRSLQRFLLPVRVEQRLGLIRDEADEAALSEGYEPLLVPADGMLRPLDLVEDELILALPVVPVDPGSEPVGDDRPQDADEPRRDNPFAALSALKKPGA; this is encoded by the coding sequence ATGTCCGCCGAAATCCCCGAGGTCGTGGACGCGTGGCGCTGGGTCGCGGCGCGGCGCAGGATCGAGGGGCGCGTGCCGCTGGCTTCGTTGCCGCGGCTGCAGGACGGGCTGTTCGACCCCGAGGGCGATGTCCGCTTCACCATCGATTTCGACCGCGATGCGCTGCAATTGCCGCGCGTGGCGCTGGTAGCCGAGGCCGAGCTGCCGCTGCAATGCCAGCGCAGCCTGCAGCGGTTCCTGCTCCCGGTACGGGTGGAACAGCGACTCGGGCTGATCCGGGACGAGGCCGACGAGGCCGCGCTGTCGGAAGGTTACGAACCCCTGCTGGTTCCCGCGGACGGCATGTTGCGCCCGCTGGATCTGGTCGAGGATGAGCTGATCCTGGCCTTGCCGGTGGTACCGGTGGATCCGGGGTCGGAACCGGTCGGGGACGACCGGCCGCAGGATGCGGACGAGCCCCGGCGGGACAACCCTTTCGCGGCGCTGTCGGCCTTGAAGAAGCCCGGCGCCTGA
- the rpmF gene encoding 50S ribosomal protein L32 encodes MAVQKSRVSPSRRGQRRSHDALTAKQLATDPTSGETHLRHHVTADGYYRGKQVIVPKTKVVDEE; translated from the coding sequence ATGGCAGTGCAGAAGTCCCGCGTTTCCCCTTCCCGCCGCGGCCAGCGTCGTTCGCACGACGCGCTGACGGCCAAGCAGCTGGCCACCGACCCGACCTCGGGCGAGACCCACCTGCGCCACCACGTCACCGCCGATGGTTACTACCGCGGCAAGCAGGTGATCGTGCCGAAGACCAAGGTCGTCGACGAAGAGTGA
- a CDS encoding beta-ketoacyl-ACP synthase III — translation MSERIYSRIAGTGSALPARVVSNDELAQRVETSDEWIATRTGIRQRHVAGEGETTVSLGRDAALRAMEAAGVEPGEIDLIVFGTTTPNLIFPSSACLMQAELGIAGCPAFDVNAACCGFVYAISVADKFIRSGDAKTALVVGSETLTRMVDWSDRSTCVLFGDGAGAVVLKADSATGILSTHLHADGAKKELLWNPVGVSEGFKPGEDNAGVRVLMTGNEVFKHAVRALDSLVDETLEANGLDRHDIDWLIPHQANLRIIEATAKRLDMPMERVIVTVDKHGNTSSGSVPLALDEAVRSGKVQRGQLVLLEAFGGGFTWGSVLLRY, via the coding sequence ATGAGCGAGCGGATCTATTCCCGCATCGCCGGTACCGGCAGTGCGTTGCCCGCGCGCGTCGTCAGCAACGACGAGCTGGCGCAGCGCGTCGAGACCAGCGACGAATGGATCGCCACGCGCACCGGCATCCGCCAGCGCCATGTCGCGGGCGAGGGCGAAACCACGGTCTCGCTCGGCCGCGACGCCGCATTGCGGGCGATGGAAGCGGCGGGCGTGGAACCCGGCGAGATCGACCTGATCGTGTTCGGCACCACCACGCCGAACCTGATCTTCCCGTCCTCGGCCTGCCTGATGCAGGCGGAACTCGGCATCGCCGGTTGCCCGGCGTTCGACGTCAACGCCGCCTGTTGCGGCTTCGTCTATGCGATTTCGGTCGCCGACAAATTCATCCGTTCGGGCGACGCGAAGACCGCACTGGTGGTCGGTTCGGAAACCCTGACGCGCATGGTCGACTGGAGCGATCGCAGCACCTGCGTGCTGTTCGGCGACGGCGCCGGCGCCGTGGTGCTCAAGGCCGACAGCGCGACCGGCATCCTCAGCACCCACCTGCACGCCGATGGCGCGAAGAAGGAATTGCTGTGGAATCCGGTCGGCGTGTCCGAGGGATTCAAGCCCGGCGAGGACAACGCCGGCGTGCGCGTGCTGATGACCGGCAACGAAGTGTTCAAGCACGCGGTCAGGGCGCTCGACTCGCTGGTCGACGAAACCCTGGAGGCCAACGGCCTCGACCGCCACGACATCGACTGGCTGATTCCGCACCAGGCCAACCTGCGCATCATCGAGGCCACCGCCAAGCGCCTGGACATGCCGATGGAGCGCGTGATCGTCACCGTCGACAAGCACGGCAACACGTCCTCCGGTTCAGTGCCGCTGGCGCTGGACGAAGCCGTGCGCTCGGGCAAGGTCCAGCGCGGGCAACTGGTGTTGCTCGAAGCCTTCGGCGGCGGGTTCACCTGGGGCTCGGTCCTGCTGCGCTACTGA
- the fabD gene encoding ACP S-malonyltransferase: MTASPQLAFVFPGQGSQSVGMLAELAEAHAVVRGAFEEASDGAGVDLWALSQGGPEEMLNRTEYTQPALLAAGIAAWRAWESQGGPRPALLAGHSLGEYTALVAAGALSLKDGAHLVRIRGQLMQDAAPAGTGAMAAVLGADDALVEAMCMEASNSTVVVPANYNSPGQIVIGGDAAAVDRALALLQEKGVRKAVKLAVSVPSHTPLMREAANRLAETMSGLHWNLPSLPVVQNVDATAHDGIDAIRDALVRQLYLPVQWTRCVEALASRGITCVAECGPGKVLAGLVKRIDKALDARVLGTVGDFETALGEWK; the protein is encoded by the coding sequence GTGACCGCATCCCCGCAACTCGCCTTCGTGTTCCCCGGACAGGGTTCGCAGTCCGTCGGCATGCTCGCCGAACTGGCGGAAGCGCATGCCGTGGTGCGCGGGGCCTTCGAGGAAGCTTCCGACGGCGCCGGCGTCGACCTGTGGGCGCTGTCGCAGGGCGGTCCCGAGGAAATGCTCAACCGCACCGAATACACCCAGCCCGCGTTGCTGGCCGCCGGCATCGCCGCGTGGCGCGCGTGGGAATCGCAGGGTGGCCCCAGGCCCGCCCTGCTCGCGGGGCACAGCCTCGGCGAATACACCGCGCTGGTCGCGGCCGGCGCGTTGTCGTTGAAGGACGGCGCGCACCTCGTGCGCATCCGCGGCCAGCTGATGCAGGACGCCGCGCCCGCCGGCACCGGCGCGATGGCGGCAGTGCTCGGCGCCGACGATGCGCTGGTCGAAGCCATGTGCATGGAGGCTTCGAACAGCACGGTCGTGGTGCCGGCGAACTACAACTCGCCGGGGCAGATCGTCATCGGCGGCGATGCCGCGGCGGTCGACCGCGCGCTGGCGCTGCTGCAGGAAAAGGGCGTGCGCAAGGCGGTGAAGCTCGCGGTCAGCGTGCCTTCGCACACGCCATTGATGCGCGAGGCCGCGAACCGGCTCGCCGAAACCATGTCCGGGCTGCATTGGAATCTGCCATCGCTGCCGGTGGTGCAGAACGTGGACGCGACCGCGCACGACGGCATCGATGCGATCCGCGACGCGCTGGTGCGCCAGCTCTACCTGCCGGTGCAGTGGACGCGCTGCGTCGAGGCGCTTGCTTCGCGTGGCATCACCTGCGTCGCCGAATGCGGCCCGGGCAAGGTGCTGGCGGGATTGGTGAAGCGCATCGACAAGGCGCTGGACGCGCGCGTGCTAGGCACTGTCGGCGATTTCGAAACCGCACTCGGGGAATGGAAGTGA
- the fabG gene encoding 3-oxoacyl-ACP reductase FabG codes for MSENLKGEVALVTGASRGIGAAIADELAAQGATVIGTATSESGANAISERLASKGGAGRVLDVNAPGAIEALVDAVGKDFGGLSILVNNAGITRDNLLLRMKDEDWQAILDTNLTSVFRSCKAAMRGMMKARKGRIVNIASVIGVTGNAGQANYAAAKAGIIAFSKSLAKEIGSRGVTVNVVAPGFIDTDMTRELPEDAKNAMLGQIALGRFGEPADIARAVAFLAGPNAAYITGETLHVNGGMYMP; via the coding sequence GTGAGCGAAAACTTGAAGGGCGAAGTGGCGCTCGTTACCGGCGCGTCGCGCGGCATCGGCGCGGCCATCGCCGACGAACTCGCCGCGCAGGGTGCGACAGTCATCGGCACCGCCACCAGCGAGTCCGGCGCGAATGCGATTTCCGAACGGCTCGCATCGAAGGGCGGCGCGGGCCGCGTGCTCGACGTCAATGCGCCCGGCGCGATCGAAGCGCTGGTCGATGCCGTCGGCAAGGACTTCGGCGGTCTCTCCATCCTCGTCAACAACGCCGGCATCACCCGCGACAATTTGCTGCTGCGGATGAAGGACGAGGACTGGCAGGCCATCCTCGACACCAACCTCACCAGCGTGTTCCGCAGTTGCAAGGCGGCGATGCGCGGGATGATGAAGGCGCGCAAGGGCCGCATCGTCAACATCGCCTCGGTGATCGGCGTAACCGGCAACGCGGGGCAGGCGAACTACGCCGCGGCCAAGGCCGGCATCATCGCCTTCAGCAAGTCGCTGGCGAAGGAAATCGGTTCGCGCGGCGTCACCGTCAATGTCGTCGCGCCCGGTTTCATCGACACCGACATGACCCGCGAACTGCCGGAGGATGCGAAGAACGCGATGCTTGGGCAGATCGCGCTGGGGCGCTTCGGCGAACCGGCCGATATCGCGCGCGCGGTGGCGTTCCTGGCCGGCCCGAACGCCGCCTACATCACCGGCGAAACCCTGCACGTGAACGGCGGCATGTACATGCCATGA
- the acpP gene encoding acyl carrier protein, with protein MSSIEERVKKIVVEQLGVKEEEVTNNASFVDDLGADSLDTVELVMALEEEFECEIPDEEAEKITSVQQAIDYVKAHVKA; from the coding sequence ATGAGCAGCATCGAAGAACGCGTCAAGAAGATCGTGGTCGAACAACTTGGCGTCAAGGAAGAAGAAGTCACCAACAACGCCTCCTTCGTCGACGACCTCGGCGCGGATTCGCTCGATACCGTCGAGTTGGTGATGGCGCTCGAGGAAGAGTTCGAGTGCGAAATCCCGGACGAGGAAGCCGAGAAGATCACCTCGGTGCAGCAGGCGATCGATTACGTCAAGGCCCACGTCAAGGCGTAA